Proteins co-encoded in one Azospirillum humicireducens genomic window:
- a CDS encoding OsmC family protein codes for MTMRQSDAEWRGDLKSGSGKMRLGSGAFEGAYSFPSRFENGQGTNPEELIAAAHAGCFSMALSAGLAQAGHTPTRVHTTARVHLEKAGAGFAISRIELACEAEIPGIDEAAFQEQAAGAKANCPVSKALAGTEISLTAKLV; via the coding sequence ATGACGATGCGGCAATCGGACGCCGAATGGCGCGGCGACCTGAAATCGGGCAGCGGCAAGATGCGGCTGGGCAGCGGCGCCTTCGAGGGGGCCTATTCCTTCCCGTCGCGGTTCGAAAACGGACAGGGCACCAATCCGGAGGAGCTGATCGCCGCGGCGCATGCCGGCTGCTTCTCGATGGCGCTGTCCGCCGGGCTCGCCCAGGCCGGTCACACCCCGACCCGCGTCCACACCACCGCCAGGGTCCATCTGGAAAAGGCCGGCGCCGGCTTCGCCATCAGCCGGATCGAGCTGGCGTGCGAGGCGGAGATCCCCGGCATCGACGAGGCCGCCTTCCAGGAACAGGCAGCCGGCGCCAAGGCCAACTGTCCGGTGTCGAAGGCGCTTGCCGGCACCGAGATCAGTCTGACCGCCAAGCTGGTCTGA
- a CDS encoding HNH endonuclease, which translates to MPVTPDDATLMDVQQGGRCFFCDGPVGAKATVDHLIPQAYGGIDGPANAVLAHRRCNQRKGDRLPTGEELDRFFALRRSSRLGVWPPLQALREVADWSGDTERWMAVAQAIARER; encoded by the coding sequence ATGCCCGTCACGCCGGACGATGCCACGCTGATGGACGTCCAGCAGGGCGGGCGCTGCTTCTTCTGCGACGGGCCGGTGGGGGCGAAGGCGACCGTCGACCATCTGATCCCCCAGGCCTATGGCGGGATCGACGGTCCGGCCAACGCCGTGCTGGCGCACCGCCGCTGCAACCAGCGCAAGGGCGACCGGCTGCCGACCGGCGAGGAGCTCGACCGCTTCTTCGCGCTGCGCCGTTCCAGCCGGCTCGGCGTCTGGCCTCCCCTGCAGGCTCTGCGCGAGGTGGCAGACTGGAGCGGCGACACTGAGCGGTGGATGGCGGTGGCACAGGCGATCGCACGGGAACGCTAG
- the rimO gene encoding 30S ribosomal protein S12 methylthiotransferase RimO: MGAPKVGIVSLGCPKALVDSERILTRLRAEGYEISPSYDGADVVLVNTCGFLDSAKKESLDAIGEAIKENGRVIVTGCMGVESDLIRQIHPDVLAVTGPHQYEQVVNAVHDAVPPTHNPFTDLVPPEGLRLTPRHYAYLKISEGCNNRCSFCIIPSLRGDLVSRPIHSVLREAEKLAVAGVKELLVISQDTSAYGVDVKYKTEKWYDREVRTRFFDLCNELANFDLWVRLHYVYPYPHVDEVIPLMAEGKILPYLDIPFQHASPTVLKAMRRPAAQEKQLDRIRKWRDECPHLVLRSTFITGFPGETEEDFQFMLDWLKEAQLDRVGCFKYEPVEGATANDLPGAVPEEVKQERWERFMETQKAISAERLQQKVGWTLGVLIDEVDEDGAIGRSYADAPEIDGNVFLNGETGLKPGDMVDVTIEHADEYDLWGSVERDL; this comes from the coding sequence ATGGGCGCCCCGAAGGTCGGCATCGTCAGCCTCGGCTGTCCCAAGGCGCTCGTCGATTCAGAGCGCATCCTGACGCGCCTGCGCGCGGAGGGCTACGAGATCTCCCCCAGCTACGACGGCGCCGACGTCGTTCTGGTCAACACCTGCGGCTTCCTCGACAGCGCCAAGAAGGAATCGCTGGACGCCATCGGCGAGGCGATCAAGGAGAACGGGCGGGTCATCGTCACCGGCTGCATGGGCGTGGAATCGGACCTGATCCGGCAGATCCACCCGGACGTGCTGGCCGTCACCGGCCCGCACCAGTATGAGCAGGTGGTCAACGCCGTGCATGACGCCGTGCCGCCGACGCACAACCCCTTCACCGATCTGGTGCCGCCGGAAGGGCTGCGGCTGACCCCGCGCCACTACGCCTACCTGAAGATTTCCGAAGGCTGCAACAACCGGTGCAGCTTCTGCATCATCCCCAGCCTTCGCGGCGATCTGGTCAGCCGGCCGATCCATTCCGTCCTGCGCGAGGCGGAGAAGCTGGCGGTGGCCGGCGTCAAGGAACTGCTGGTCATCTCTCAGGACACCAGCGCCTATGGCGTCGACGTGAAGTACAAGACGGAGAAATGGTACGACCGCGAGGTCCGCACCCGCTTCTTTGACCTGTGCAACGAGCTGGCGAACTTCGACCTGTGGGTCCGCCTGCATTACGTCTACCCCTATCCGCATGTGGACGAGGTCATCCCGCTGATGGCGGAGGGGAAGATCCTCCCCTATCTCGACATCCCGTTCCAGCATGCCTCGCCCACCGTCCTGAAGGCGATGCGCCGCCCGGCCGCCCAGGAAAAGCAGCTGGACCGCATCCGCAAATGGCGCGACGAGTGCCCGCATCTGGTGCTGCGCTCCACCTTCATCACCGGCTTCCCCGGCGAGACGGAGGAGGATTTCCAGTTCATGCTGGACTGGCTGAAGGAGGCCCAGCTCGACCGCGTCGGCTGCTTCAAGTACGAGCCGGTGGAGGGCGCCACCGCCAACGACCTGCCGGGCGCCGTCCCGGAAGAGGTCAAGCAGGAGCGCTGGGAACGCTTCATGGAGACGCAGAAGGCGATCAGCGCCGAACGGCTCCAGCAGAAGGTGGGCTGGACGCTGGGCGTGCTGATCGACGAGGTCGACGAGGACGGGGCCATCGGCCGTTCCTACGCCGACGCGCCGGAGATCGACGGCAACGTCTTCCTGAACGGCGAGACCGGGCTGAAGCCGGGCGACATGGTTGACGTCACCATCGAGCATGCCGACGAGTACGACCTGTGGGGCAGCGTCGAGCGCGACCTGTAA
- a CDS encoding MarR family winged helix-turn-helix transcriptional regulator, protein MDFSHSDHTGGASPQAIADVMLQIAHIADSLGYTHGLKPSQWTALRYFAGANHSQRTVSAFADFHATTRGAASQMVEVLVGKELLVRVPVPEDRRVTQLHPTPKALELLRHDPLNDFAGVIGTLPADDQYRLAETLTSLLRGLLEKRQSV, encoded by the coding sequence ATGGATTTCTCCCACTCGGATCACACCGGGGGCGCATCGCCGCAGGCCATCGCCGACGTGATGCTGCAGATTGCCCACATCGCAGACAGCCTTGGCTATACCCACGGACTGAAGCCGTCGCAGTGGACGGCGTTGCGCTATTTTGCCGGCGCCAACCACAGCCAGCGCACCGTGTCGGCCTTTGCCGACTTCCACGCCACCACGCGCGGCGCTGCCTCGCAGATGGTGGAAGTGCTGGTGGGCAAGGAATTGCTGGTCCGCGTACCGGTTCCCGAAGATCGCCGCGTCACCCAGCTGCATCCGACACCCAAGGCGCTGGAACTGCTTCGGCACGATCCTCTCAACGACTTCGCCGGCGTCATCGGCACCTTGCCGGCCGACGACCAGTATCGTCTGGCCGAGACGCTGACCAGCCTGCTGCGCGGCCTGCTGGAAAAGCGGCAGTCGGTCTGA
- a CDS encoding DUF1624 domain-containing protein produces the protein MSAVDGVPVEGSTQGTAGGSKAGGSRRPAIDAARGLALVAMALYHASWDATYFGLARFDLLGDPLWLAARTAILSSFLLLVGIGLVLATGDGLDIARFLRRLGRVAAGAAAVSAASYALFPDSPIFFGVLHHIVLASIVGLAFVRLPAALTLTTAAAAVLAGSFLSFPIFDSPWLRWIGLTTVAPDSNDFVPVLPWIGAVLAGIGLARLRPGIGGRAAMTGAAGRTLALAGRHSLAVYLLHQPLLFGIAWATAQLLPVEAPAVRDFQAACVANCERAGVASATCTANCRCVQSELARNGLWEGFVANRLSEREQRGLEDAVAICRKP, from the coding sequence ATGAGTGCGGTCGACGGTGTGCCGGTGGAAGGTTCAACTCAAGGCACGGCAGGCGGATCCAAAGCGGGCGGATCACGCCGACCGGCGATCGACGCCGCGCGTGGGCTGGCGCTGGTCGCGATGGCGCTTTATCACGCCAGCTGGGACGCCACCTATTTCGGGCTCGCCCGCTTCGACCTGCTGGGCGACCCGCTCTGGCTCGCCGCCCGCACGGCGATCCTGTCCAGCTTCCTGCTGCTGGTGGGCATCGGACTGGTGCTGGCCACCGGCGACGGGCTCGACATCGCACGCTTCCTGCGCCGGTTGGGACGGGTGGCCGCCGGTGCGGCAGCGGTGTCGGCCGCGTCCTACGCCCTGTTCCCCGACAGCCCGATCTTCTTCGGCGTGCTGCACCACATCGTGCTGGCGAGCATCGTCGGCCTCGCCTTCGTCCGCCTGCCGGCGGCGCTGACCCTGACGACGGCCGCGGCGGCGGTGCTGGCCGGCAGTTTTCTGTCCTTCCCCATCTTCGACAGCCCATGGCTGCGCTGGATCGGCCTGACGACGGTGGCACCGGATTCCAACGATTTCGTGCCGGTCCTGCCCTGGATCGGCGCCGTGCTGGCGGGGATCGGGCTGGCACGGCTAAGGCCGGGGATCGGCGGGCGCGCCGCGATGACCGGCGCTGCCGGGCGGACACTGGCGCTGGCCGGACGGCACAGTCTTGCTGTCTATCTGCTGCATCAGCCGCTGCTGTTCGGCATTGCCTGGGCGACGGCACAGCTTCTGCCGGTGGAGGCGCCGGCGGTGCGCGATTTCCAGGCCGCCTGCGTGGCGAACTGCGAGCGCGCCGGCGTGGCATCGGCGACCTGCACGGCCAACTGCCGGTGCGTGCAGTCGGAACTGGCGCGGAATGGGCTGTGGGAAGGTTTCGTCGCCAATCGCCTGAGCGAGCGCGAACAGCGCGGGCTCGAAGACGCGGTTGCCATCTGCCGCAAGCCCTGA
- a CDS encoding LysR family transcriptional regulator, with amino-acid sequence MELSWLDDFLALVDCGNFSRAADARHLTQPAFSRRIRALEDWAGTPLFDRSGQPVTLTEAGRRFRPFADETVRRLLQGREEARLAAQSEAATLRFAATHALSLTFFPAWLRALEARARLGAITLSSDSMEACERLMLAGQAQFLLCHAHPAAAGRLDADSFRSVVVGGDRLLAVTAPDAEGRPRHLLADGEGTTLPHLSYSRESGMGRILEAVRAVQPLPNALDTVFTSHLAAVLRTLARDGRGVAWLPESLIAEDLARGTLVRAGQPAGDPRWTVPVQIRLVRPRARQSKAAESFWTLAVEAALWRNAESPPEPGIAVAELEHPMEKEL; translated from the coding sequence ATGGAACTTTCCTGGCTCGACGATTTCCTGGCGCTGGTGGATTGCGGCAATTTTTCCCGCGCCGCCGACGCGCGCCACCTGACCCAGCCGGCCTTCAGCCGCCGCATCCGCGCGCTGGAGGATTGGGCCGGCACCCCGCTGTTCGACCGCAGCGGCCAGCCGGTGACGCTGACCGAGGCCGGGCGCCGCTTCCGCCCCTTCGCCGACGAGACGGTGCGCCGCCTGCTGCAAGGACGCGAGGAGGCGCGGCTCGCCGCCCAGTCGGAAGCCGCGACCCTGCGCTTCGCCGCGACGCACGCGCTGTCGCTGACCTTCTTCCCCGCCTGGCTGCGGGCGCTGGAGGCGCGGGCGCGGCTGGGCGCCATCACCCTGTCCTCGGACAGCATGGAGGCGTGCGAGCGGCTGATGCTGGCGGGCCAGGCGCAGTTCCTGCTGTGCCATGCCCACCCGGCGGCGGCGGGGCGGCTCGACGCGGACTCCTTCCGCTCCGTCGTCGTCGGCGGCGACCGGCTGCTGGCGGTGACCGCCCCGGATGCCGAGGGCCGGCCCCGCCATCTGCTGGCCGATGGGGAAGGCACGACCCTGCCGCACCTGTCCTACAGCCGCGAGTCCGGCATGGGCCGCATCCTGGAGGCGGTGCGGGCGGTGCAACCGCTTCCAAACGCGCTCGACACCGTCTTCACCTCCCATCTGGCGGCGGTTCTGCGCACGCTGGCGCGCGACGGGCGCGGGGTGGCCTGGCTGCCGGAAAGCCTGATCGCCGAGGATCTGGCCCGCGGAACCCTGGTTCGGGCCGGCCAGCCGGCGGGCGACCCACGCTGGACCGTGCCGGTGCAGATCCGGCTGGTCCGTCCCCGCGCCCGCCAGAGCAAAGCAGCGGAGAGCTTCTGGACGCTGGCGGTGGAGGCCGCGCTGTGGCGCAATGCCGAGTCGCCGCCTGAGCCCGGCATTGCGGTTGCCGAGCTGGAACACCCCATGGAAAAAGAGTTGTGA
- a CDS encoding mandelate racemase/muconate lactonizing enzyme family protein, translated as MRIIEIREQTAGIKSDIANAFIDFSQMTCSVVAVVTDVVRDGRPVIGYGFNSNGRYAAGGLLRERFIPRLMSAAPDSLLDDTGENLDPFRIWARLMTNEKPGGHGERSVAVGTIDMAVWDAVAKIAGVPLYRLLADRFRGGVADDSVWVYAAGGYYYPGKDVTALQDEMRSYRDRGYKVVKMKIGGASLEEDLRRIDAVLEVVGSGGNLCVDANGRFDLDTAIAYAEALKPYGLFWYEEAGDPLDYALQAELAHHYERPMATGENLFSHQDARNLIRHGGMRPDRDWLQFDCALSYGLVEYMRTLDMLKENGWSSRRVVPHGGHQMSLNIAAGLHLGGNESYPDVFKPFCGFADGIAVEDGRVRLPDLPGIGFEAKSELFATMSGLLETR; from the coding sequence ATGCGCATCATCGAAATCCGCGAGCAGACCGCCGGCATCAAGTCCGACATCGCCAACGCCTTCATCGATTTCAGCCAGATGACCTGCAGCGTGGTGGCGGTCGTCACCGACGTGGTGCGCGACGGCAGGCCGGTGATCGGCTACGGCTTCAACTCCAATGGGCGCTATGCCGCGGGCGGGCTGCTGCGCGAGCGCTTCATTCCCCGGCTGATGTCGGCCGCTCCAGACAGCCTGCTGGACGATACGGGCGAAAACCTGGACCCGTTCCGCATCTGGGCCCGGCTGATGACCAACGAGAAGCCGGGCGGCCATGGCGAGCGCTCCGTCGCCGTCGGCACCATCGACATGGCGGTGTGGGATGCCGTGGCGAAGATCGCCGGCGTGCCGCTCTACCGCCTGCTGGCCGACCGCTTCCGCGGCGGGGTGGCCGATGACAGCGTCTGGGTCTATGCGGCCGGCGGCTACTACTATCCCGGCAAGGATGTGACGGCGCTGCAGGACGAGATGCGCAGCTATCGCGACCGCGGCTACAAGGTCGTGAAGATGAAGATCGGCGGCGCGTCGCTGGAAGAGGATCTGCGCCGGATCGACGCGGTGCTGGAGGTTGTGGGATCGGGCGGGAACCTGTGCGTCGACGCCAACGGCCGCTTCGACCTCGACACCGCCATCGCATACGCCGAGGCGCTGAAGCCCTACGGCCTGTTCTGGTACGAGGAGGCCGGCGATCCGCTGGACTATGCGCTGCAGGCCGAACTCGCCCACCATTACGAGCGCCCGATGGCGACCGGCGAGAACCTGTTCTCCCACCAGGACGCCCGCAACCTGATCCGCCATGGCGGCATGCGCCCAGACCGCGACTGGCTGCAGTTCGACTGCGCGTTGAGCTACGGTCTGGTGGAGTATATGCGCACGCTGGACATGCTGAAGGAGAACGGCTGGTCCAGCCGCCGGGTGGTGCCGCATGGCGGTCACCAGATGTCGCTGAACATCGCCGCCGGGCTGCATCTGGGCGGCAACGAATCCTATCCCGACGTCTTCAAGCCCTTCTGCGGCTTCGCCGACGGCATCGCGGTGGAGGACGGCCGGGTGCGCCTGCCCGACCTGCCCGGCATCGGGTTCGAGGCCAAGTCGGAGCTGTTCGCGACGATGAGCGGCCTGCTGGAAACCCGATAA
- a CDS encoding carbonic anhydrase — protein MDHSTGPHHGCCQGEHSSRRGFLKLATLGAGVTLMAPMMMSRPAQAGSVDTLLLSCMDYRLMGHVASYMNARNMQANYDHVILAGASLGALTDKKPAWGEAFWDHVAVAKELHHIKRLIVMDHRDCGAYKVFLGMDVASDPAKETAVHGQYLTKLKAMVKERHPDLEVELLLMGLDGTVEKLAA, from the coding sequence ATGGATCACTCGACCGGTCCTCACCATGGCTGCTGCCAGGGCGAACACAGCTCGCGCCGCGGGTTCCTGAAGCTGGCGACGCTGGGTGCCGGCGTGACGCTGATGGCGCCGATGATGATGAGCCGCCCGGCCCAGGCCGGCAGTGTCGACACGCTTCTGCTGTCCTGCATGGACTATCGCCTGATGGGCCATGTCGCCAGCTACATGAACGCCCGCAACATGCAGGCGAACTACGACCATGTCATCCTGGCCGGCGCCAGCCTGGGCGCGCTGACCGACAAGAAGCCGGCCTGGGGCGAGGCCTTCTGGGACCATGTCGCGGTCGCCAAGGAACTGCACCATATCAAGCGTCTGATCGTCATGGATCACCGCGACTGCGGTGCCTACAAGGTCTTCCTCGGCATGGACGTGGCGTCCGATCCCGCCAAGGAGACCGCGGTTCACGGCCAGTACCTGACCAAGCTGAAGGCGATGGTCAAGGAACGCCACCCCGACCTCGAGGTCGAGCTGCTTCTGATGGGCCTGGACGGCACGGTCGAGAAGCTGGCGGCGTAA
- the nadC gene encoding carboxylating nicotinate-nucleotide diphosphorylase, producing the protein MLHPLTVEPIVRAALAEDLGRAGDITTDSIIPADAVATARIAARKDGRVAGLEAALIAFRLLDPAVSVTVERADGDDIPPGGTIATLTGKARALLTAERTALNLMGRLSGIATATRALVREVEGTKARIVCTRKTTPGLRVLEKHAVRLGGGFNHRFGLDDAVLIKDNHIAVAGGVRPAVERVRAAIGHMVKVEVEVDTLDQLDELLGLPVDVVLLDNMDPDRLRRAVRMVDGRLLTEASGNVTLATVRAIAETGVDMISCGWLTHSAPNLDLGLDM; encoded by the coding sequence ATGCTGCATCCTCTGACCGTCGAGCCCATCGTCCGCGCCGCCCTGGCGGAGGATCTGGGCCGGGCCGGCGACATCACCACCGACAGCATCATCCCGGCCGACGCGGTGGCAACCGCCCGCATCGCCGCCCGCAAGGACGGCCGCGTCGCCGGGCTGGAGGCGGCGCTGATCGCCTTCCGCCTGCTCGACCCCGCCGTCTCCGTGACCGTCGAGCGCGCCGACGGCGACGACATTCCTCCCGGCGGCACCATCGCCACCCTGACCGGCAAGGCCCGCGCCCTGCTGACGGCGGAGCGCACCGCGCTGAACCTGATGGGCCGGCTGTCTGGCATCGCCACCGCCACCCGCGCGCTGGTGCGCGAGGTTGAGGGGACCAAGGCCCGCATCGTCTGCACCCGCAAGACCACCCCCGGCCTGCGCGTGCTGGAAAAGCATGCGGTCAGGCTGGGCGGCGGCTTCAACCACCGCTTCGGGCTGGATGACGCCGTGCTGATCAAGGACAACCACATCGCCGTCGCCGGCGGCGTGCGACCGGCGGTGGAGCGAGTCCGCGCCGCCATCGGCCACATGGTGAAGGTGGAGGTCGAGGTCGACACGCTCGACCAGCTGGACGAGCTGCTGGGCCTGCCGGTCGATGTCGTGCTGCTCGACAACATGGACCCGGACAGGCTGCGCCGCGCCGTGCGGATGGTGGACGGCCGGCTGCTGACCGAAGCCTCGGGCAACGTCACGCTCGCCACCGTCCGCGCCATCGCGGAGACTGGCGTCGACATGATCAGCTGCGGCTGGCTGACCCACAGCGCCCCGAATTTGGATCTGGGGCTGGATATGTGA
- a CDS encoding L-aspartate oxidase — translation MTSSTPYDVRDAEVIVVGSGLAGMTAALQLAPRAVTLITKTAGLPGGSSLYAQGGIAAAVGPGDRPEDHATDTVAAGAGLVDAAMAALLTRDGAALVRRLLEDGLPFDRAADGSPLLGREAAHGAARIVHAGGDATGRTLVTAMAGRLRDTPSVRVETDAFAVDLVLRNGRVCGLLACHAQGWVLHRAPRVILATGGIGAAFARTTNPAEATGDGLAIAARAGARLADLEFVQFHPTALAVDADPVPLLTEALRGAGALLLDRDGHRFMPDEHPLAELAPRDVVARAIGRRVAAGEPVFLDLRPALAAKPGGFPTVLALCAEHGLDPFAEPMPVAPAAHYHMGGVVTDADGRTSLEGLWACGEVACTGVHGANRLASNSLLEALVFGARVARDVAERPLAPLPPFALPRPPAVAADVGHALLDAIGAEARTALYDGAGLVRNGLGLLAARRKLDRLAAALDTLRCEDGDTHDTVQAPPDIVRHWGEARNRLLVGRLVVHAALAREESRGAHCRSDHPLPNPASLSRTLTLSDLAGTAGPLPGDAACCIL, via the coding sequence ATGACCTCCAGCACGCCTTACGATGTCCGTGATGCCGAGGTGATCGTCGTCGGCTCCGGCCTTGCCGGGATGACCGCGGCGCTGCAACTCGCCCCACGCGCCGTCACCCTCATCACCAAGACCGCCGGACTGCCGGGCGGCTCCAGCCTCTACGCCCAGGGCGGCATCGCCGCCGCCGTCGGTCCCGGCGACCGGCCGGAGGACCATGCCACCGACACCGTCGCCGCCGGGGCCGGGCTGGTCGATGCCGCGATGGCGGCCCTGCTGACCCGCGACGGCGCCGCCCTGGTCCGCCGCCTGCTGGAGGACGGCCTGCCCTTCGACCGCGCCGCCGACGGCTCGCCGCTGCTGGGCCGCGAGGCCGCCCATGGTGCCGCGCGCATCGTCCATGCCGGGGGCGACGCCACCGGGAGGACGCTTGTCACCGCCATGGCCGGTCGCCTGCGCGATACCCCATCGGTGCGGGTGGAGACCGATGCCTTCGCGGTCGATCTCGTGCTGCGCAACGGGCGGGTCTGCGGCCTGCTGGCCTGCCATGCCCAGGGCTGGGTTCTGCACCGCGCTCCCCGCGTCATCCTGGCGACCGGCGGGATCGGCGCCGCCTTCGCCCGCACCACCAATCCGGCGGAGGCCACCGGCGACGGGCTTGCCATCGCCGCGCGGGCCGGCGCCCGGCTGGCCGACCTGGAATTCGTGCAGTTCCATCCCACGGCGCTCGCCGTCGATGCCGACCCGGTGCCGCTGTTGACCGAGGCGCTGCGCGGAGCCGGCGCCCTGCTGCTCGACCGGGATGGCCACCGCTTCATGCCGGACGAGCATCCGCTGGCGGAGCTGGCGCCGCGCGACGTGGTCGCCCGCGCCATCGGCCGGCGTGTCGCGGCGGGAGAGCCGGTGTTCCTCGACCTGCGGCCGGCGCTGGCCGCCAAGCCCGGCGGCTTCCCCACCGTGCTGGCGCTCTGCGCCGAGCATGGGCTCGACCCGTTCGCGGAGCCGATGCCGGTGGCGCCCGCCGCCCACTACCACATGGGCGGCGTGGTCACCGACGCCGACGGGCGCACCAGCCTGGAGGGGCTGTGGGCCTGCGGCGAGGTCGCCTGCACCGGCGTCCACGGCGCCAACCGGCTGGCGAGCAATTCCCTGCTGGAGGCGCTGGTCTTCGGCGCCCGCGTCGCCCGCGACGTGGCGGAACGGCCGCTTGCTCCGCTGCCGCCCTTCGCCCTGCCCCGCCCGCCGGCGGTTGCCGCCGATGTCGGCCATGCCCTGCTCGACGCCATCGGGGCGGAGGCGCGGACGGCGCTCTATGACGGGGCCGGTCTGGTCCGCAACGGGCTGGGGCTGCTGGCCGCCCGGCGCAAGCTCGACCGGCTGGCGGCGGCGCTCGACACGCTCCGCTGCGAGGACGGCGACACCCACGACACTGTCCAGGCTCCGCCGGACATCGTCCGGCACTGGGGCGAGGCGCGCAACCGGCTGCTGGTCGGCCGTCTGGTCGTCCATGCCGCCCTGGCGCGGGAGGAAAGCCGCGGCGCCCATTGCCGAAGCGACCATCCCTTGCCGAATCCCGCATCCCTCTCCCGCACCCTGACCCTCAGCGATCTGGCCGGCACCGCCGGTCCCCTGCCCGGAGACGCCGCATGCTGCATCCTCTGA
- the nadA gene encoding quinolinate synthase NadA — MVLLRKSIQRSSPMPEVAELAYTPAVAAATAPIFERMKRVVPAIEWPFHAPLVHAINELKRERNAVILAHNYQTPEIFHGVADIVGDSLALAARATQTDADVIVLAGVHFMAETAKLLNPAKTVLIPSRNAGCSLADSITAADVRLLREAHPGVPVVAYVNTSAEVKAEVDICCTSGNAVEVVESLGVDRVIFLPDEYLAKYVATQTKVEIIAWKGHCEVHERFTGAEIEDFRRRFDRLTVIAHPECPPDVLEAADFVGSTARMIDYVGSEKPPRVLMVTECSMSDNVAAASPETEFVRPCNLCPHMKTVTLSSILESLQTLEPRVEIPDALAVRARRSVERMLAVKPK; from the coding sequence ATGGTTTTGCTCAGAAAGAGCATACAGCGGAGCAGCCCAATGCCCGAGGTCGCCGAACTCGCCTACACCCCCGCCGTCGCCGCGGCGACCGCGCCGATCTTTGAGCGCATGAAGCGTGTCGTGCCGGCCATCGAATGGCCCTTCCACGCACCGCTGGTCCACGCCATCAACGAGCTGAAGCGTGAGCGCAACGCCGTCATCCTGGCCCACAACTACCAGACGCCGGAGATCTTCCACGGCGTGGCCGACATCGTCGGCGACAGTCTGGCGCTCGCCGCCAGGGCGACCCAGACCGACGCCGACGTGATCGTTCTGGCCGGCGTGCATTTCATGGCAGAGACGGCGAAGCTGCTGAACCCGGCCAAAACGGTGCTGATCCCCAGCCGCAACGCCGGCTGCTCGCTGGCCGACAGCATCACCGCCGCCGATGTCCGCCTTCTGCGCGAGGCGCATCCCGGCGTGCCGGTGGTCGCCTACGTCAACACCTCGGCCGAGGTGAAGGCGGAGGTCGACATCTGCTGCACCTCGGGCAATGCGGTGGAGGTGGTGGAATCGCTGGGCGTCGACCGGGTGATCTTCCTGCCCGACGAATATCTGGCGAAGTATGTCGCGACCCAGACCAAGGTCGAGATCATCGCCTGGAAGGGCCATTGCGAGGTGCATGAGCGCTTCACCGGCGCGGAGATCGAGGATTTCCGCCGCCGTTTCGACCGGCTGACCGTGATCGCCCATCCCGAATGCCCGCCCGACGTGCTGGAGGCTGCCGATTTCGTCGGCTCCACCGCCCGCATGATCGACTACGTCGGCTCGGAGAAGCCGCCGCGGGTGCTGATGGTCACCGAATGCTCGATGAGCGACAACGTCGCCGCCGCCTCGCCCGAGACGGAGTTCGTGCGGCCCTGCAACCTCTGCCCGCACATGAAGACGGTGACGCTGTCGAGCATCCTGGAGTCGCTGCAGACCCTGGAACCGCGGGTGGAAATCCCCGACGCGCTGGCCGTCCGCGCCCGCCGCTCGGTGGAACGCATGCTGGCGGTGAAGCCGAAGTGA
- a CDS encoding TorD/DmsD family molecular chaperone: MTVHDPESGADALRADLYRLLALTLAAPPSADLLELIGGLRGDATAIGRAFDDLASRARATGPQRAEREFNALFIGVVQGELVPYASYYRTGFLTDRPLSALRADLQALGLERAPDVSEPEDHIAALCDVMAVLIREGAAHAVQRHMLDSHLTPWAGRFFQDLEGAEAAGLYRPVGTIGRLFLEIEQEALDRQTDPLEGADA, translated from the coding sequence ATGACGGTTCATGATCCGGAAAGCGGCGCGGATGCCTTGCGCGCCGACCTCTACCGGCTGCTGGCGCTGACGCTGGCGGCCCCGCCCTCCGCCGACCTGCTGGAGCTGATCGGCGGCCTGAGGGGGGACGCCACGGCGATCGGCCGCGCCTTCGACGACCTCGCCTCTCGGGCCCGCGCCACCGGTCCGCAGCGGGCGGAGCGGGAATTCAACGCGCTGTTCATCGGTGTCGTCCAGGGCGAACTGGTCCCCTACGCCTCCTACTACCGCACGGGATTCCTGACCGACCGGCCGCTGTCGGCCCTGCGCGCCGACCTCCAGGCGCTGGGACTTGAACGCGCCCCCGACGTGTCGGAGCCGGAGGACCACATCGCCGCACTCTGCGACGTGATGGCGGTGCTGATCCGCGAAGGGGCCGCCCATGCTGTGCAGCGGCACATGCTGGACAGCCATTTGACGCCCTGGGCCGGGCGCTTCTTCCAGGACCTGGAAGGGGCGGAGGCGGCCGGGCTCTACCGCCCGGTCGGCACCATTGGCCGCCTGTTCCTGGAGATCGAACAGGAAGCGCTCGACCGACAAACCGACCCGCTGGAGGGAGCCGACGCATGA